In one window of Primulina tabacum isolate GXHZ01 chromosome 8, ASM2559414v2, whole genome shotgun sequence DNA:
- the LOC142552514 gene encoding protein FAR-RED IMPAIRED RESPONSE 1-like — MISCSCRKFELTGLLCCHAVKVYDVTDVKILPEHYILNRWTRKARSRVVHDYMGNEFKEDSKLESTERYRKLCMMLVRLAIEASVHPSTFSLVHNSVCDLTKQVMKIRLTEVSQDNDGCARTSSIEPSMVQAKGFKKRIGAKKSKQLKSWVELHSKRRKTNLKVKDNGNHDEFPISYSVSSVPHAYVQAAGSQFNFTELLTAPLHHPQYSLKAMDSNGDISNTYS, encoded by the exons ATGATTTCATGTAGTTGCCGAAAATTTGAGTTGACTGGATTATTGTGTTGTCATGCTGTGAAAGTATATGATGTCACAGATGTCAAAATACTTCCAGAGCATTATATCTTGAATAGATGGACGAGAAAAGCTAGAAGTAGAGTGGTACATGATTATATGGGCAACGAATTCAAAGAAGATTCTAAATTAGAAAGTACGGAACGATATAGAAAACTTTGTATGATGCTCGTAAGGCTGGCGATCGAGGCATCCGTCCACCCTTCAACTTTTTCTCTAGTGCATAATTCGGTGTGTGATCTAACCAAGCAGGTCATGAAAATCCGTCTGACAGAAGTGAGCCAAGACAACGATGGTTGTGCCAGGACATCATCAATAGAACCTTCAATGGTACAAGCAAAAGGATTCAAGAAAAGAATTGGTGCGAAAAAGTCGAAACAATTGAAGAGTTGGGTAGAACTTCACTCAAAACGAAGAAAAACAAATCTGAAAGTCAag GACAATGGAAACCATGATGAATTTCCTATATCTTATTCAGTATCGTCGGTACCTCATGCATATGTTCAAGCAGCTGGGAGTCAATTCAATTTCACTGAATTATTGACG GCACCACTTCACCATCCCCAATATTCTCTTAAAGCCATGGATTCCAATGGAGATATATCTAACACATATTCTTAA
- the LOC142554731 gene encoding protein FAR1-RELATED SEQUENCE 5-like, with protein MSGRAGGMDGLGYTMLDAKNYIRSKRQRNMVYGEVGCLMRYFQQQLSKNPSFYHANQMDVEEQITNVFWADARMLIDYEYFGDVVSPDTTYSSFKWLFETFLEAHKQKRPLTIFTDQDQAMAKALKEVMPKIFHGLCTWHLMQNGIKHLGNLMKDGSHFLTDFKRCMYGIDDETKFEEAWIVLLAQYNIHENTWLQSTYNIKKKWAACYTKKAFTLGMRSTQLSENINSDIKICMKPDLNIMQFFKHFEQVLKNKQYNELRFEFETRQKLPRLKLESSPMLR; from the exons ATGAGTGGACGTGCAGGAGGAATGGATGGTCTCGGTTATACCATGTTGGATGCTAAAAACTATATTCGATCCAAAAGACAAAGAAATATGGTATATGGAGAAGTTGGTTGTCTGATGCGATATTTTCAACAACAATTATCTAAAAATCCATCATTTTACCATGCTAATCAGATGGACGTGGAAGAACAGATAACTAATGTTTTTTGGGCCGATGCAAGAATGCTAATTGACTATGAGTACTTTGGTGATGTTGTGTCACCAGATACCACGTATT CATCATTTAAATGGTTGTTTGAAACATTTTTAGAAGCACACAAGCAAAAAAGACCTCTCACTATCTTCACAGACCAAGATCAAGCTATGGCAAAGGCTTTGAAGGAGGTGATGCCTAAGATATTCCATGGATTGTGCACATGGCACTTAATGCAAAATGGCATCAAGCACTTGGGAAACTTGATGAAAGATGGTTCTCATTTCTTAACTGATTTTAAGAGGTGCATGTATGGTATTGATGATGAGACCAAGTTTGAGGAGGCATGGATTGTCCTACTAGCACAAtataatattcatgaaaacacATGGCTACAATCCACTTACAATATAAAAAAGAAATGGGCAGCTTGTTACACGAAGAAGGCTTTTACGCTTGGTATGAGGAGCACACAACTTAGTGAGAACATTAATTCTGATATCAAGATTTGTATGAAGCCCGACTTAAACATAATGCAATTTTTTAAGCACTTCGAACAGGTCTTAAAGAACAAACAATACAATGAGCTAAGGTTTGAATTTGAGACACGCCAAAAATTACCAAGATTAAAGCTAGAGAGTTCTCCTATGTTGCGTTAA
- the LOC142554732 gene encoding F-box/LRR-repeat protein At4g14103-like has product MEGSIQIDSNGDKKPRVDAADKHGGQDFISNMPESIISQILSLLPTKDALRTCVLSKDWEYKWTGIYNIYINDVDRFSLRSTRKTSVVNCVDRIFILSRNSNIRRFCLLCHQKYDTRRMITWISAALMRNVEELEIVSKYEGVVVPRCLFYCTRLTILKLQMPCSFRPIQNWFSNLKVLYLAQVEILNEHAPNTNQLVFNFPVLETFKLERCRWLKVTFVEIHAPSLTNFYVQKNSDLPEIDSFQIKISRAKLGKFEFHGSSLDKFDLSASSVFCASIDFQGYYQDLQRIRKNGLNGQLILQKCSGLNHLQLSGDMVEVSLPNLATLIILHE; this is encoded by the coding sequence ATGGAAGGAAGCATTCAGATTGATAGCAATGGAGATAAGAAACCTAGAGTGGATGCTGCGGACAAACACGGCGGCCAAGATTTTATTAGTAATATGCCGGAAAGTATTATTAGTCAAATTCTGTCCCTCCTGCCCACGAAGGATGCTCTACGAACTTGTGTTTTGTCCAAGGATTGGGAGTACAAGTGGACTGGAATTTACAATATATACATCAATGACGTGGACCGTTTTTCACTTAGATCGACTAGGAAGACAAGTGTTGTTAACTGTGTGGATAGAATTTTCATTCTTTCTCGGAATTCGAATATAAGGAGATTTTGCCTTTTGTGCCACCAGAAGTACGACACGCGTCGCATGATAACATGGATATCTGCTGCATTGATGAGGAACGTGGAAGAATTGGAAATAGTTAGTAAGTATGAAGGTGTTGTTGTACCCCGTTGCCTTTTCTATTGCACCAGATTGACAATCCTTAAGCTACAAATGCCTTGCTCTTTCAGGCCAATCCAGAATTGGTTTTCCAACCTCAAAGTTCTTTATCTTGCTCAAGTTGAAATTCTAAACGAACATGCTCCCAATACTAACCAACTAGTGTTCAATTTTCCGGTCTTGGAAACGTTTAAACTAGAGAGGTGTAGATGGTTGAAAGTGACTTTTGTAGAAATCCATGCTCCATCCCTGACTAATTTCTATGTGCAAAAAAACTCGGATCTTCCTGAAATAGATAGTTTCCAGATCAAGATTTCCAGAGCCAAGCTTGGGAAGTTTGAATTTCATGGCAGTTCTCTAGATAAGTTTGATCTAAGTGCATCTTCCGTCTTTTGTGCTTCAATTGATTTTCAAGGATATTATCAGGATCTTCAAAGAATTAGAAAAAATGGATTGAATGGTCAACTCATATTGCAAAAATGCTCAGGCTTAAATCATCTGCAACTATCAGGTGATATGGTGGAGGTCAGTTTGCCTAATCTTGCTACACTCATTATATTACATGAATAA